A segment of the Candidatus Nitrososphaera gargensis Ga9.2 genome:
CACCGTGACATGAAGCCCGAGTATGAGGGCTTGAAGATGTGCCACACCACGCCGTTCTACCATTTGATGGAATACATCCCCGGCGAGAACCTGATCCAGATAGGCATCCGGCAGGCAGACAGACAAGAGGACGAAATAGCCGCCAAGAGCGGTGTCACCACCTTTGACGCGTGGCAGGTGCATGACGACATTGATGCTGTCGCGGATCATCTGCAAAGGGCGACTGCGGGCAAAAAGATCTACATTTCATTTGATATCGACGCCTATGACCTGCCCTACGTGCCCTGCACCGGGACTCCGGAGCCATTTGGCCTCGACCCATTTCAGGTGCTGAAGCTGGTCAAGGCAATAAGCCCGTCGGCGCGCCTCATTGGGATAGACATGGTCGAGGTCGGCCTGAGAAACGGCGACTATAGGGAAGGCGCGCTTGCAACTCAAACATTGTACAGGATTTTGTCACGCCCCTATTGTAGGGCATATAGATAGCTAGCCAAAGAACAGTACGACCGCCAAGATAGCAATGATTCCAAGCCCAATCAAGTTTGCCTTTCTTGCAGTGTCCAATATAGCAAACAATCAATGCTTGTCGCAAGTAAAGTGGCTTTTGCAAGTATCCTATACTACATTTTACCAAAACTCTGCACTAAACTAAGCGAAGATCAAAGGGAATGAGCACGGCAAGTAGTACACCAATTATCACAGGCATCAACTTCCGCATTTTTGCATTAACCTTTACTGCCTTTTCTTCCTGCTTGTGATCCACCAACCTCATCTGCATTACCATTGAGATGAGGTTATTCAAGAACAGGGCATAAACCACTATCATAAGCTTGTCAATCAAAGTGAGGTATCCAATAGGTGGAAGCTGGTTTGCTGCAGTAAGATGTGCCGCAACTGCAGCAAGGAGTGTTGAAGCTGCCAAACCTATCCGTGGTGGAAAATTCGTCGGGCTCATCCAAAATGCAAGCATTGCAATAGTAGTGATTATGATTATCAGTACCTGGCAATTAGCCACCATCAATTATAACTGACCTGCTGTTTTTGATCTGTACCGAGTACACCGCGCCGTATTTCTGCTCCAGTCCCAGCCGCAGAAAAAGCAGCATATGAAAGTACGTAAATTCTGCATCGTATCTTCTCCCGTACCTTCCGCGCGTCGCCTTGCTGAGGTACTGCCACTTGATGTACACCCACTCATTCTGTATAACAAGCGATGCCAGAACATAGAGGAAGCGCAGTGCTGGACTCCTGGATGACGTCCTGGCCCTGCTCTTTCCCATCGCCCTGTATGACGATTCTATGCCAAATCTCCTCCGGTACTCGTCAAACATCCGCCCTACCGGGATATTGACAAGGCCTGCGGCATAGTACATGTACTGGACGCCGCGTTTCTTCCTGTACCTTTTCTTCCGGTATTTGGCAACGGCATACAGCCTGAATGTGCATTTCTCGCCGGTGGCAGAATCTGTCATTTCGCAGTCCGGTACGACGAAACTATCCCTTCTTTTCCGGGTCAGTCTGGATAACGTGCCGCCTTTCCTGCCTCTTGGAAAAGCGGCTATGATGTACGGGATACGCATGGAATTGAGGTAGCTCATTACAGCTGCTGTAAAGAACCCCTTGTCAAGGAACAGGCATTTTATCACGATGCTCGCCTTCTGTACCTCTGCAAGCAGGTACCTGACTACTCCAACCAGTGCTTCCCCCTCCCGGATGTACCTGGTGGCCAAGGTGAACCTCCTTCCATGGAGCATCACGTAGGCGCTGGCGTACGTGAAAAAGTGGGTCGTGCCGCTCCTGGCCCTGCCGCGTCTGACATCCCCCTCATTCTCAGGCTCGCCGTGGTAGGGAACGTCTGTCATGTCGATGGCTATGTCGACAGCTCGATTGTGCAGGGTCTCCGCCACCCTTTTCTGCAGCAGCCTGTTGGCGGCCGACTGAATCCACGAAATGTCAATCTTGGACACGTGGTACTGGACATCCCTCCTGGACGGGGTGCTGGCCAGAGTACAGCAGGCTTGTGTTATGGATGTCCCACCGGTACAGGCATAGACCACAGAATTTGCTATATCGACTACTGAATACCGCCTTTTTCTGAAATCGGCTGGCCTGAAGACTGGCAGCAGTACGTTTACTGCATTACCAAGTACTCTCTCATGTGTCAAAAAATGTTTGTCGGTAGGTTCTTGGGTAAATGTACCGCACTGGATTGGCAGGGTTCTCACAAACCATGCGTCTCTGGTGGCAGCTTTAGCTGTTGCCAGGGACGCCCTTCAACAATCGACTAAAAAGCTGCTCACAAACTCGTTATTGCCAAGTACTGATTATCGGAAATATGGTCTTTAGGAATGAGGACAGCGGTGCACGCTCTATAGTAAAGGTGAATATATATCTGGCATAAGAGCCATCCGGATAGTCATGAATAATTACTTCTGACCTGCTTGTACCAAGTGTCCAACCAGGAACGTTGACCAAGCTATCAAATCCACTTGCCGCGGTATCTGGGACAAATGTCAAATTTTCAATCGTTTCAAAACCCTCTATCTCAACTGTCACTTCTTGTTTGTCAAATGGATAGTTGCGAAAATCCATATTCTTCAGAAATGTTCCTTTGACCCGAGCTTCGTAGTAGTTTGGCTCGATGCGGGAAGGCTCAATTCTTGCATTCAGAGCATTCATAAAGTCGACTTTGGGCGGGTTTTGAACAAAGTCGACCTCCTTATCATCTGAGGCCAACCAGTAGTAAAAATCAAGATCGTAAGATCCAATTTGCATGTCGATTTTGCCTACGTTGATCAGGTATACTCCAATTGTGTATTGTTTGATCGTAGGTGCTGAACTAATAACATCATCATCACCTTGAGCAAACGATTGCGTAAATAGTCTGCCAAATGTAATGTCAGCGATACTGACTAGTAAGAGCAACATCATTAAAGATCGCATAAGGGATTGGTATTTCAGCAAATGTCCAAGTCTTATTTGATCTGCTATATTATTGTTAGAGAACAATTTAGCAGATAAATTGCAACATTAGACCATGATCTGGGGCCTTGTCGACAGGTGCGTCGGCAGGTTCAACGGAAGGTAGGGCTTGTCCTTTGTCTGCGCCTTTACTTCGTCTACTAGCTCCTGCAAGGTCATTTCGCGCTGCTTGCCCTCGTTCCTGTCCCTGACAACAAGCTTGCCGGCGCTGATCTCCTTGTCGCCAATGACCACGGTGTAGCGTATCCACTCTGTCTCTGATTCGCGTATCTTTTTGCCCACCGTCTCGTCCCTGTCGTCAATGTCTGCCCTGATCTGGTTTGCAGAGAGCTCGGCAAGCACCTTTTCACAGTATTCGGTGTGCTCCTTGCCAACCGGGATTACGCGGACCTGTGTGTGCGACAGCCAGAGTGGGAACGACGGGATGCCGCCAGCCTTGGATACGTTGGCCGCCTTTTCAAGCAGCGCGTACATTACGCGCTCGACTGCGCCTGAAGGCGAATTGTGCAATATTATTGGGTTCTTTTTGCTGCCGTCCTCCTCGACGAACTCGATGTTATAGCGCTTGCCGTTCTCTACGTCTATCTGGTCGGTTGAAAGTGCGGACGCTTTTCCAAGGCCGTCGACATAGTTGAACTCCCACTTGAGCGTGAAGTAAAAGAAGCGCTCCTTCCACATCTCTGCTATGACAGGCTTACCAAACCTGTCGATAAGCTCGGTGATGAACTCCTTGTTCTCGTTGTAGAAATCTTCGGTGAACCTGATTGCCATTTCCACGTCTTCAGTCGACAGCCCCAGCGCTTGAAGGACGCTTATTGAGAGCTCAAAGCGCTTGCGGAACTCTTGCTTTGCCTGATCCAAGTCGCGGCAGAGAGCGTGGCAGTCCGGCATTGTGAAGGCGCGCAGCCTGCGCAGGCCTACCAGTTCGCCGCTCTTTTCGCGCCTGAACGAATAGCGTGTCAGCTCGTACAGTTTCACTGGCAGGTGCTTGTACGATATGTTAAAGTCCTTGGCCATAAGAAACTGGCCAAAGCAGGCCGCAAAGCGCAGGAACAGCTGCTTGCTGTCAGACGTGATGTTGTACTGCCTTGCAGGGAACCTGTTGAAATAGCTCTCCATCGAGGGGTGCTTTGTGTCGTACATTATGGGGGTCTCGACCTCGATCCCGCCGTACTCCATCACTCGCCTTGTTACGTACTGCTCTATAAGCGACTTCATGAGCCTGCCCTTTGGGTAGTAGCGCATGTTGCCTGCGTCTGACGCCGGCTCGTAATCTGCTATCGCTAATTTTTTCATCAGCCTGACGTGCGCTGGCTGTTCATCCACCGTCCTTTTCTTGGCCATCTCATAGTTTGCTAGTACCTGCAGGTTCTGGTCCTGCTTTTTGAACCTGTACTCGCTCATCGGCGTCATCGTTCCGCCCGGCTGCAGGATGAACCAGAACGACTGCAGCTTTTCTTCAGCCTTGAGGGCGGTCGACTCTTTTTCGCCATGCGAGTGGCCGACGTGCTCGTGATCTGCCTGCCTGCTTATCTCTTTGGCATTTTCTGCAAGCGGATGACCCTTGACCTTGATGTTGAACGACTTTGTCCATCCAAATGGCGCGCGGTATACCTGACCTATCGACGATCCTTTAGCAAAACTTTCAACTGATTTTATGATGCCGGCTGCCACGCCTGGCGGCGCAAGGTCAGAGCTCAGGTGGGCGTAAGGGTAAACCAAGAGCCGGCCGCTCTTGACCGTATCAAGGTACTTTTTTATTTCGTCGACTGCCGCCTTGGCGATGCTTTCGTCGTCCCCATTCTCCACTGCGACAAAGGCCACCACCAGATCTTCGAGCCTTACCTTCGACTTGGATGTAATGTCTTCCGCGTCTCTGATCTCCTTTTCAATCGGCTCGTACTCGATAAAATCGGAATGGAGCTGCAGCAGTCGCATAATATATCCTATCCCAATCACGCAAGCATATCTAATTTAAGCCCATCTGGCCCTTTCGTTGTCCCTGTCTTCCTTTGTAAGCTTTTTCCATTCCTTGTAGTGATCCCTGCAGAGGTAAACCCGCTTGCTTCCGCCAAGCCCGAGGTCCGGAGCCATGCTTGCCTTGGTCCCGCTCATCGAGCGCTCGGCCTGATTCACGCAGCCAGCGACGCTGCAGTTGACGCCCTTGTCCACCCGGCCCATATGCTGCATGAGATTTATTTCCTAGCTATAAAAAGCTGACTGGGTTATCTTAATACTAAAGCACGCCCAATAATCGACGGTTGCCATACAGCGATCCGCTATGCAGCAAGTGCCTCCACTTCCGAGAACTGCACTCAGAGGTGGTGTCCAGGCTGCCCAATGGTGGCGAAACAAGGCGGTGCACAGTTGGGATTTGCCCTTGCATAATAACAGTCGGGCAAAAGGCGGGCAAGCGAAAGACAGCGCAGGCCCACTAGCCGGCAAAACTTATAACGAGCGTCTCAGTCGGTTAATGTCAGAGATAAATGTCCGACGACGATGATTTTGAGGAAGAAGAAGAGTTTGACGACGAGGACGAAGACGAGTTTGGGGACGAAGACGAGGGAGACGAGTAATAGTAGCTAGATCTTCAGACCAAAGCTCTCGGCAAACTCCTTGAACTCGCTGTACGCCTTTAGAAACTCGATTCCTTTTTCGCTTATCTTGTATTTTGCAGAATTCTCGTACAGCAGGCCGGACTGTGTGAGGGTAGACACTATTGAGCTCAGCCTTTGGTAGGGAACGTTTGCCTTGCGTATCAGATGCGTGACAGTCGCGCCGCTGTCGTACCCCTCGTAGCTGTACTGCTTTGCTGTGGACAGTATATCCGCTATTATGCTGACGTGAGTCCTATAGCCCGCTGCCAATTTGAGAATTCATCCTCCCAAGG
Coding sequences within it:
- a CDS encoding arginase family protein, with the translated sequence MVKDILSLFTVPERTKSGYSFADTPVKISFKESNVVVYGVPLDITTSFGKGTSRGPEAIRRASARQIETFVLDEKADIYDLVGIFDLGDLKLPKAKKMRSIAKVLAYLDSSIPKVVASLRNDNKIPVMLGGEHTLSYYQLKALAKEEPVVIHFDAHRDMKPEYEGLKMCHTTPFYHLMEYIPGENLIQIGIRQADRQEDEIAAKSGVTTFDAWQVHDDIDAVADHLQRATAGKKIYISFDIDAYDLPYVPCTGTPEPFGLDPFQVLKLVKAISPSARLIGIDMVEVGLRNGDYREGALATQTLYRILSRPYCRAYR
- a CDS encoding ligand-gated ion channel gives rise to the protein MFSNNNIADQIRLGHLLKYQSLMRSLMMLLLLVSIADITFGRLFTQSFAQGDDDVISSAPTIKQYTIGVYLINVGKIDMQIGSYDLDFYYWLASDDKEVDFVQNPPKVDFMNALNARIEPSRIEPNYYEARVKGTFLKNMDFRNYPFDKQEVTVEIEGFETIENLTFVPDTAASGFDSLVNVPGWTLGTSRSEVIIHDYPDGSYARYIFTFTIERAPLSSFLKTIFPIISTWQ
- a CDS encoding threonine--tRNA ligase, giving the protein MRLLQLHSDFIEYEPIEKEIRDAEDITSKSKVRLEDLVVAFVAVENGDDESIAKAAVDEIKKYLDTVKSGRLLVYPYAHLSSDLAPPGVAAGIIKSVESFAKGSSIGQVYRAPFGWTKSFNIKVKGHPLAENAKEISRQADHEHVGHSHGEKESTALKAEEKLQSFWFILQPGGTMTPMSEYRFKKQDQNLQVLANYEMAKKRTVDEQPAHVRLMKKLAIADYEPASDAGNMRYYPKGRLMKSLIEQYVTRRVMEYGGIEVETPIMYDTKHPSMESYFNRFPARQYNITSDSKQLFLRFAACFGQFLMAKDFNISYKHLPVKLYELTRYSFRREKSGELVGLRRLRAFTMPDCHALCRDLDQAKQEFRKRFELSISVLQALGLSTEDVEMAIRFTEDFYNENKEFITELIDRFGKPVIAEMWKERFFYFTLKWEFNYVDGLGKASALSTDQIDVENGKRYNIEFVEEDGSKKNPIILHNSPSGAVERVMYALLEKAANVSKAGGIPSFPLWLSHTQVRVIPVGKEHTEYCEKVLAELSANQIRADIDDRDETVGKKIRESETEWIRYTVVIGDKEISAGKLVVRDRNEGKQREMTLQELVDEVKAQTKDKPYLPLNLPTHLSTRPQIMV
- a CDS encoding winged helix-turn-helix domain-containing protein, translated to MAAGYRTHVSIIADILSTAKQYSYEGYDSGATVTHLIRKANVPYQRLSSIVSTLTQSGLLYENSAKYKISEKGIEFLKAYSEFKEFAESFGLKI